A stretch of Gadus chalcogrammus isolate NIFS_2021 chromosome 9, NIFS_Gcha_1.0, whole genome shotgun sequence DNA encodes these proteins:
- the pidd1 gene encoding p53-induced death domain-containing protein 1, whose protein sequence is MSGSHPERYEDATNVEAPSLSGSLSITDMCPSALSNTPSFSSSSSSIVLPLSPPLPPNIDLLSVLTDIRLTLDVYRAGAAALPVLWSFVPGQLMELQYLRLGSEDDQGLEEALPIVPHLTRLRSLAIRGHCFHDSEGVPLPGLLTALPASFSSLSLLEHLDVSFNRLSVLPPCLLSLPLLSSLLLGHNCLSSLPPDMGGLASLRYLSLLGNRLLALPPSLGQLQALQTLDVSHNLITALPDEIGALGALVTLELSHNQLRQLPETMGSLRSLTQLVVHSNELRLLPACLHQLPLLRTDSRNNPLGRPPTPPPLPPAPVQEEKNIPELHLGSSQHSFSVSPAGCHVFLPGGAELLFPPGCLATTSRLEWFQQKANRKWVWLEEHDILLSHPLELRPHGMKFLKPVEVCVPFHRRRRREVAVRTYGEGRWSTLATEVRRGSPSNSCHPGGAPVRLACSSVGHFSWFLAVARPPLDSCSVTPQGALLVSRADPGIKLHFPPNSTLQIRTVTLQVLQVSLTEIQGLCGDPQARVSPLLCLSQTPSRNFLQPVKVQIPLPSGVTGLTVDLSCLHLLHRDPDTQSWTDVTANVSLSITHLYAIFYITHFSWYWLWYTTLRCVSGVVRRVYQRLKQFRVQFLVLQKTTDPTQVLLQCLPTNKVDGRVQSLSGLYDGPQPSDLCDMLEGEQFFAGFERGLDVSADRPDCVAGRLSFVFYSSLKNLKEVFVSPVQGHERPVRGQVSFYRGEVPEDLPEELVQRRKGHDSQWLATLPLKLPALSWKEQANGAEERQHPPLDLGDPESGYLTEANLLAISLQIGQDWRSIGINLDLSFQELERLAYKHRDDLGALVLEMLFLGARGRGEGPVGRGAVPRLVEAMVKSERQDLADEIQDIVSLGKTKYSASLRRVGLEEEVSPPPPPQ, encoded by the exons ATGTCCGGCAGCCACCCCGAAAGATATGAGGATGCGACCAATGTGGAGGCCCCTTCGTTGTCCGGGTCCTTAAGCATCACTGACATGTGTCCCTCTGCCCTCAGCAacactccctccttctcctcctcatcctcctccataGTCTTGCCTCTTTCTCCCCCACTGCCCCCGAACATAGACCTCTTATCCGTGCTCACTGATATCAGGTTGACCCTGGACGTTTACCGGGCTGGAGCCGCCGCGCTGCCTGTCCTGTGGAGCTTCGTCCCGGGGCAGCTTATGGAGCTGCAGTACCTGAGGCTCGGGTCAGAGGATGATCAAGGCCTGGAAGAAGCACTGCCCATCGTACCCCATCTCACACGGCTGCGCTCGCTGGCTATCCGAG GCCACTGTTTCCATGACTCCGAGGGGGTTCCTCTGCCAGGCCTCCTCACCGCGCTGcctgcctccttctcctctctctctctcctggagcACCTGGACGTCTCCTTCAACCGGCTGTCCGTCCTGCCACCCTGCCTGCTCagcctccccctgctctcctctctgctgctcGGCCACAACTgtctttcctccctcccccccgacaTGGGGGGCCTGGCCTCCCTCCGCTACCTCTCCCTCCTGGGCAACCGGCTGCTGGCTCTGCCCCCGAGCCTGGGCCAGCTGCAAGCGCTGCAGACGCTGGACGTCTCGCACAACCTGATCACTGCCCTGCCCGATGAGATCGGCGCCCTGGGGGCGCTGGTCACCCTGGAGCTCTCCCACAACCAGCTGAGGCAGCTGCCAGAGACCATGG GCTCCCTGCGCTCCCTCACCCAGCTGGTCGTCCATAGCAACGAGCTGCGCCTCCTCCCGGCCTGTCTGCACCAGCTCCCCCTGTTGAGGACGGACTCCCGCAACAACCCTCTGGGACGACCTCCGACCCCTCCACCGCTCCCCCCGGCCCCAG TCCAAGAAGAAAAGAACATTCCGGAATTGCACCTGGGGTCCAGTCAACACAG CTTCAGTGTTTCGCCTGCTGGTTGTCACGTGTTCCTGCCGGGGGGGGCGGAGCTTCTCTTCCCCCCCGGTTGCTTGGCAACCACCTCAAGACTAGAATGGTTCCAACAGAAGGCCAACAGGAAGTGGGTGTGGCTAGAAGAGCACGATATCCTCCTCAGCCACCCGCTGGAGCTCAGACCCCATGGAATGAAGTTTCTCAAG cccgtCGAGGTGTGTGTGCCGTTCCACCGCAGGAGGAGACGGGAGGTGGCGGTGCGGACGTACGGCGAGGGGCGCTGGAGCACGCTGGCCACCGAAGTCAGGAGAGGAAGCCCCAGTAACAGCTGTCACCCCGGGGGAGCTCCAGTTAGG ctGGCCTGCTCCTCGGTGGGACACTTCTCCTGGTTCCTGGCCGTGGCTCGGCCGCCGCTGGACAGCTGCTCCGTCACgccacagggggcgctgttagTGTCCAGGGCAGACCCCGGGATCAAGCTGCACTTCCCGCCGAATTCCACTCTGCAGATCCGGACCGTCACGCTCCAG GTGTTGCAGGTGTCGCTGACTGAGATCCAGGGACTCTGTGGTGACCCCCAGGCCAGGGTCAGTCCTCTGCTCTGCCTTTCCCAGACCCCCAGTAGGAATTTCCTGCAGCCGGTCAAAGTCCAGATCCCTCTGCCGTCTGGAGTCACAG GCCTCACGGTGGACCTGtcctgcctccacctcctccacagagACCCGGACACCCAGAGCTGGACGGACGTCACGGCCAACGTGTCCCTCAGCATCACTCACCTGTACGCCATCTTCTACATCACACACTTCTCCTG GTACTGGCTGTGGTACACCACCCTGCGCTGTGTGAGCGGTGTGGTGCGCAGAGTGTACCAGCGGCTCAAGCAGTTCAGAGTGCAGTTCCTGGTGCTCCAAAAAACCACGGATCCCACCCAGGTTCTGCTCCAGTGTCTCCCCACCAACAAG GTGGACGGCCGAGTGCAGTCTCTGTCGGGTCTTTACGACGGCCCGCAGCCCTCTGACCTGTGCGACATGCTGGAAGGAGAGCAGTTCTTCGCAGGCTTCGAGCGGGGCCTGGACGTCAGCGCAG acAGACCCGACTGTGTGGCCGGGAGGCTGTCCTTCGTGTTCTACTCCAGTCTGAAGAACCTGAAGGAGGTGTTTGTGAGTCCAGTCCAGGGCCACGAGCGGCCGGTCAGGGGACAA gtgtccttctacagaggagAGGTTCCCGAGGACCTCCCGGAGGAGCTGGTTCAGAGGAGGAAAGGTCACGACAGTCAGTGGCTGGCGACCCTGCCTCTGAAGCTCCCT GCTCTGAGCTGGAAGGAGCAGGCCAACGGCGCCGAGGAGCGCCAGCACCCCCCTCTCGACCTGGGCGACCCGGAGAGCGGCTACCTGACGGAGGCCAACCTGCTGGCCATCTCCCTGCAGATCGGGCAGGACTGGCGCTCCATCGGCATCAACCTGGACCTGAGCTTCCAGGAGCTGGAGCGCCTCGCCTACAAGCACAG GGACGATCTGGGGGCCCTGGTGCTGGAGATGCTGTTCCTGGGGGCGCGGGGCCGGGGGGAGGGTCCTGTGGGTCGTGGGGCGGTGCCCCGGCTGGTGGAGGCCATGGTGAAGAGTGAAAGGCAGGACCTGGCCGACGAGATCCAAGACATTGTGAGCCTGGGGAAGACCAAGTACAGCGCGTCCCTTAGGCGCGTGGGCCTGGAGGAAGaggtctcccctccccctccgccacaaTAA
- the pnpla2 gene encoding patatin-like phospholipase domain-containing protein 2, which yields MFPLDSPWNISFAGCGFLGIYHVGVASCLQEQAPFLVENARHVYGASAGALTATALVTGVCLGETGAGIIGVAKEARKRFLGPMHPSFNLVKIMRHMLHRTLPPDAHHRATGRLGISLTRVADGENVLVSVFNSTDEVVQACVCSAYIPVYCGLIPPTLHGVRYVDGGISDNLPQYDHKNTITVSPFSGESDICPRDSSTNLHELRFTNTSIQFTLKNLYRVSRALFPPDPMVMNAMCKQGYLDALQFLKRNGLLNLNEPYRDRPLLLIRDEREGDVNSSGEEEDEDITNADNIEQRPHVEDSTDVHHSSPKEDNIFQHLPPNLHQALIEACKERRSLCQSLSNLLPMRLASVMMLPYTLPLESAMSMAVRLLEWMPDVQEDMVWVREQMAKILQCAVRQASRSISQHVSARFSCQLELHHYQSLPTQFSSASLLPSCPSVLNVIMRLNQYQRQLLPGVLCINMDLQGSFKAGVPPAEGSKASVIPLGGALTLKELPCPS from the exons ATGTTTCCTTTAGACTCTCCATGGAACATCTCCTTTGCGGGTTGCGGGTTCCTGGGTATTTACCATGTCGGAGTGGCCAGTTGTTTGCAGGAGCAAGCCCCGTTCCTAGTGGAGAACGCTCGGCATGTGTACGGGGCTTCGGCCGGAGCGCTCACTGCCACCGCGCTGGTAACCGGAGTTTGTCTGG GGGAAACTGGGGCAGGCATCATAGGGGTTGCAAAGGAGGCTAGGAAACGATTCCTCGGTCCAATGCACCCTTCGTTCAACCTGGTGAAGATCATGCGCCACATGCTGCATCGCACCCTGCCGCCTGATGCCCATCACCGCGCCACGGGACGCCTTGGCATCTCCCTCACCCGGGTGGCAGACGGGGAGAATGTCCTAGTGTCCGTGTTCAACAGTACAGACGAAGTCGTTCAA gcgtgtgtgtgcagtgcctACATTCCGGTGTACTGCGgcctgatcccccccaccctgcaTGGCGTG CGATACGTGGACGGAGGAATCTCGGACAACCTGCCCCAGTATGACCACAAGAACACCATCACAGTGTCGCCATTTTCTGGGGAGAGCGACATATGCCCCCGCGACAGCTCCACCAACCTGCACGAGTTGCGCTTCACCAACACCAGCATCCAGTTCACGCTCAAGAACCTGTACCGGGTGTCCAGAGCCCTATTCCCACCGGACCCCATG GTGATGAACGCCATGTGTAAACAGGGATATCTAGATGCACTTCAGTTTTTGAAAAGAAACG GACTGCTGAACCTCAATGAACCTTACAGAGACAGACCCCTTCTCTTGATCAGAGACGAGAGGGAAGGGGATGTCAACTCTTCtggggaagaggaagatgaggacaTAACCAACGCTGATAACATAGAGCAGCGGCCGCATGTGGAAGACAGCACAGACGTTCACCATTCTAGTCCCAAAGAGGATAATATATTTCAACACCTGCCACCCAACCTCCACCAAG CCCTCATCGAGGCCtgcaaggagaggaggagcctgTGCCAGTCGCTAAGCAACCTGCTCCCCATGAGGCTGGCCTCGGTGATGATGCTGCCCTACACCCTGCCCCTGGAGTCGGCCATGTCCATGGCCGTCAG GCTTCTGGAGTGGATGCCGGACGTTCAGGAGGACATGGTGTGGGTCCGCGAGCAGATGGCCAAGATCCTGCAGTGTGCTGTGCGGCAGGCCTCTAGAAGCATCTCACAGCATGTCTCTGCCAG GTTCTCCTGCCAGCTAGAGCTGCACCACTACCAGTCCCTGCCAACCCAGTTCAGCTCCGCCAGCCTGCTCCCCTCCTGCCCCTCTGTCCTCAACGTCATCATGCGTCTCAATCAGTACCAGAGGCAGCTACTGCCCGGCGTGCTGTGCATTAACATGGACCTGCAGGGCTCCTTCAAAGCCGGCGTGCcgccagcagagggcagcaaAGCGTCCGTCATCCCCCTGGGTGGTGCCTTGACACTCAAGGAGCTTCCGTGCCCCTCGTGA